Genomic DNA from Sphingobium sp. V4:
GGCCATGCCTCGCTCACCCTGCGCGGCGTGGCGCGCGGGTTGACCTTGGTGACGGCACATCTCAATGCCGGGGAGCCGCTCAAGCTGGACTGGGCAGCGCTGGCGCGGCCGGGCGGGACGCTCGGCATCTATATGGGCCGGGCGGCGGCGGGCGAGATCAGCCGGTCGCTGATCGCCGCCGGGCGCGATCCCGAAACGCCGGTGATGGTGGCGGTCAATGTCTCGCTGCCCAGCGAGCGGCTGATCCGGGGGAAGCTCTCTGCGCTCGCCTTCCTGGTGGCGACGATCAGTGACGAAGACCCGACCCTGCTGCTGATTGGGGAGGCGGTGGCGGGCACGCACTGCCCGACGGACGTGGCAGCGAGCGTGGCGTTGCCGGCTTAGCGCCGACTTCAAGTCCGTTTCGCCCTGTCGGCGCAGGCTCAGCCCGAATGGAGTCAGGAGGAAAGGCTAGCCAGATCCTCCGGCCGGTTGATGTTGGGCAGGACCAGTCCCGGCATCTCCACCACCCGCACATGGATGCGGTCCAGCCACCCGGCGATGGAGCGGTTATTCTCCTCGCCCAGATGGGCGTCCAGTTCGAACGCCAGCGAGGTGGGCCACCAGCCGAGCAGTTGCTGGCCTTGCAGGATCGCGGCGCCGTCGCCGATCAGCGCGGCGGGGAGGTCGGCGGGATAATAGGGCATGTCGCAGCCGGTGGTCAGCACGCCGACGAAACCGTGGCTGAGCGCATGGTGCAGCGCCGCGTTGAGGCCGCCCAATGGTCCCATGTCGGAATGCGGCCGGTCGGCCAGCCCGGCGCCTTCGGTGTCGGGGCGACCGCAGATCACCACCTCCGCCACATGGGGCGCCAGCCCCGCCACGGCATGGTCGAGCAGCCTTTTTCCGTCGAGCAGGGCCAGCGCCTTGTCGCTGCCGAAACGGCTGGAGTGTCCACCGGCCAGCACGGCGCCCAATATCGGTCCGTTGCGCATATCCGCCTCCGTGATAGTCGCCCTCTATAAAGACGGGACTGGCTGCACTATAGCAGATATATGCAGACCCGCCTCGTCGAATATTTCCTGGCGCTGGAGCGCGAAGGCCATTTCGCGCGGGCGGCGGCCCAATGCCATGTGTCGCAACCGACCCTGTCGGCCGGCATCGCCACGCTGGAGGCGCAACTGGGCAAGCGGCTGATCCGCCGGGACCGCAAATATGCCGGGCTGACGGCGGAGGGAGAGGCGATCCTGCCCTGGGCGCGGCAACTGGTGGCGGCGGCGGAGGCGCTGGGGCAGGCCGCGGAAACGGCGCGCGGGCCGTTGAAGGGCGAACTGCGACTGGGCGCGATCCCGGCCGCCATGCCCGCGATCGGCTGCCTCGCCGCAGCGATGCTGGCGCGGCATCCGGGGCTGAATATTTCGGTGCGGGCGCTGACATCCCGGCAGATCGAGCGCGAACTGGCGGCGTTCGAGCTGGACGCGGGGTTGACCTATCTCGATTTCGAGCCGCCCGCCCATGCCCTCTCCGTCCCGCTCTATGTCGAGCGGACCATGTTGGTGAGCGCGGTGACGGGCGTGCCCATTCCCGACCCGCTCGACTGGGCGGCTCTCGCCACGCTGCCGCTCTGCCTGCTGCATCAGGGGATGCAGAACAGGCGGATTCTCGACGCACGGCTGGCCGAGCGTGGGCTGGCGCTGCGACCCCTGGTGACGGCGGACAGCTATGTCGCGCTGCTCGGGCTGGTGCAGCAGGGGCGGCTCTGCTCGATCATTCCGGACAGTCATGCGACACTGCTGGAGGGGCTGGCCTGGGCGCGCACGCGCCCCTTGCCGGATATGGGGGAGGGCAGCCGGGTCGGCGTGATCGTGTCGGACAGCGCGCCGATGGGACCGCTGGCGCAGGCGGTGCTGGGAGTCGCGCGCGAACTGCGCCTGCCGCCGGGATTTCGGGTCGGTTGATAGGATTCTTCTATCAGCCATGGCAGGCTTCGATTTGACCCCTCGGCCGCGCGGGCGCAGGATCGCGGCCAAAATCGGGCCAGGACAGCAGGCCAGGGATGCAGGATATGATGGAAGATTTTGTCACGGAGTGGACCGCGCGCCATGGCGCGACGCGCGATCGGCTGTTGCCGCTGCTTCATGCAGTGCAGGCGGAGGCGGGGCATATCGACGATGCGCTGGTCCCGGCGATTGCGAAGGCACTGAACCTCAGCCGCGCGGACGTCCATGGCGTCGTCACCTTCTATCATGATTTCCGCCGCGCGGCGCCCGGCCGCCATGTGGTGAAGCTGTGCCGCGCGGAAAGCTGCCAGGCGCGCGGCGGCGCGGCGATCGAACGGACGGCGGCGCAGCGTCTGGGCGTGGCGATGGGCGAGACGCGCGGCGACGGGCAGGTGGCCCTGGAGCCGGTCTATTGCCTGGGCCTGTGCGCCATCGGCCCCAATGCGCTGGTCGACGGCCGACCGGTGGCGCGAATCGACGCCGCCGCGCTGGAGCGGATCGCGCTGGAGGTGGCGGCATGAGGGTGTTCGTGAGTCGCGACATGGCCTCCGTCGCGCTCGGCGCGGACGATGTGGCACGCGCCTTCGTCGACGCCGGCTGCAATGTGGTGCGGACCGGGTCGCGCGGGCTGTTCAGCATCGAGCCGCTGGTCGAGGTGGAGACGGACGAAGGCCGCATCGGCTTCGGTCCCGTCGGGCCGGGGGATGTGGCGGCGATACTGGATGGCACGCACGCGGCGCGGCTGGGCCGGGTGGAAGCGCTGCCCTTCTTCGCCTCGCAGCAGCGTTTCACCTTCGCCCGCTGCGGCATCACCGATCCGCTGAGCCTTGCCGACTATGCCGCGCATGGCGGCTGGCAGGGGTTGGCCGCGGCGCGGGCGCAGTCGCCACAGGCCGTGATCGACGCCGTCAAGGCGTCGGGCCTGCGCGGGCGTGGCGGCGCGGGCTTCCCCACCGGCATCAAGTGGCAGACGGTGTTGGATGCGCCCGGCGCCGAGAAATATATTGTCTGCAACGCCGATGAGGGCGACAGCGGCACCTTCGCCGACCGGATGCTGATGGAAGGCGATCCATTCTGCCTGATCGAGGGCATGGCGATCGCAGCCCATGCGGTGGGTGCGGGCCATGGCTATATCTATATCCGCTCCGAATATCCCTATTGCATCACGACCATGCGCGCGGCGATCGACGCGTCGGCGCATCTGGTCGCGCCCTTCGTGCTGGAGGTGCGCGAGGGTGCGGGCGCCTATGTCTGCGGCGAGGAAACGGCGCTGCTCGACAGCATCGAGGGCAAGCGAGGCCAGGTACGCGCCAAGCCGCCCCTGCCGGCGCTGCAAGGTCTGTTCGGCCAGCCGACCGTCATCAACAATGTGCTGAGCCTGGCGGCCGTGCCGTTCGTCCTGGCCCAAGGAGCAGACGCCTATGCGGCGGTCGGTTTCGGCAAGTCGCGCGGCACCATGCCGGTGCAGCTGGCGGGCAATGTGAAGCATGGCGGCCTCTACGAGATCGGCTTCGGCATCACCCTTGGCGAGCTGGTGAACGACATCGGCGGCGGCACGGCGAGCGGTCGCCCGGTGCGCGCGGTCCAGGTGGGCGGGCCGCTGGGCGCCTATTTCCCGCCGTCCATGTTCCATCTGCCCTTCGATTATGAAGCGTTTACGGCTGCGGGTGGCCTCATCGGCCATGCCGGGATCACCCTGTTCGACGACAGCGTGGACATGGCGCATATGGCGCGCTTTGCGATGGAGTTCTGCGCGGTGGAAAGCTGCGGCAAATGCACCCCCTGCCGCATCGGATCGACCCGCGGGGTGGAGATCATGGACCGGATCATCGGTGCGCGCGATGCCGCACCGTCAGGCGCGGGTGGAGCGGTCGGCGGCTATCTCGACAAGGCGCTCTATTCCCGTTCCCCCGCTCGTATCGACACCTCGCTCGACGCGCAGACCGCCCTTCTGCGCGACCTGGCCGACACGATGAAATATGGCTCGCTCTGCGCGCTGGGCGGTTTCACGCCCTATCCGGTGCTGAGTGCGCTCGACCATTTCCCCGAGGATTTCGGCGCTTCTGCGCCTTTGAAGGAGGCCGCGGAATGAGCTTTTCCCGCGAAACCGACCATGGCACCCCACCGGCGCTCGCCACCGGCAACAGCGTCACCCTGACCATCGACGGCCAGAGCGTCACCCTGCCCGAAGGCACCAGCATCATGCGCGCCGCCTCGCTGCTGGGCGGCTCCATCCCGAAACTCTGCGCGACCGACAGCGTCGAAAGTTTCGGCTCCTGCCGCCTCTGCCTGGTCGAGGTGGAGGGGCGCAATGGCTATCCCGCCTCCTGCACCACGCCGGTCGCGCAGGGCATGGTGGTCCGCACCCAGAGCGATCGCATCAAGCAGCTGCGGCGCGGGGTGATGGAACTCTATATCTCCGACCATCCGCTCGACTGCCTGACCTGCGCCGCCAATGGCGACTGCGAATTGCAGGAACAGGCCGGCGCGGTCGGGTTGCGCGACGTGCGCTACGGCTATGACGGCGCGACCAACATGGGGCAGGCGAAGGACCAGTCGAACCCCTATTTCGATTTCGATCCCAGCAAGTGCATCGTCTGTTCGCGCTGCGTGCGGGCTTGCGAGGAGGTGCAGGGGACGTTCGCCCTCACCATCGAGAACAAGGGATTCGAATCCAAAGTCGCCGCTTCGCAAGGCGAGGATTTTCTCGGCTCCGAATGCGTGTCCTGCGGCGCCTGCGTTCAGGCCTGCCCGACCGCCAGCCTGATCGAGAAGGCGGTGGTGGAGGTCGGCACGCCCGACCGCGCCGTCGTCACCACCTGCGCCTATTGCGGCGTCGGCTGCACCTTCCGCGCGGAAATGCGGGGCGAGGAACTGGTGCGGATGGTGCCGTGGAAGGAAGGCAAGGCCAATCGCGGCCATAGCTGCGTCAAGGGCCGCTTCGCCTGGGGCTATGCCCAGCATCAGGACCGTATCCTCAACCCCATGATCCGCGCATCGGTGGACGAGCCGTGGCGCGAAGTGTCGTGGGAGGAGGCGATCGCCCATACCGCGTCGGAGTTCCGCCGCATCCAGGCGCAATATGGAACGCGCAGCATCGGCGGCATCACGTCCAGCCGCTGCACCAACGAGGAAACCTTCCTCGTCCAGAAGCTGATCCGCCAGGGGTTCGGCAACAACAATGTCGATACCTGCGCCCGCGTCTGCCACTCGCCGACCGGCTACGGCCTCAAGACTACCTTCGGCACGTCGGCGGGGACGCAGGATTTCGACAGCGTGATGCAGTCGGACGTGATCCTGGTGATCGGCGCCAATCCCACGGACGGGCACCCGGTATTCGCGTCGCGCATGAAGAAGCGCCTCCGTCAGGGCGCGAAGCTGATCGTCGTCGATCCGCGCCGCACCGATCTGGTCAAGTCGCCCCATATCGAGGCGGAGCATCACCTGCCCCTGCGCCCGGGCACCAATGTCGCCATGCTGACGGCGATGGCGCATGTGATCGTCACCGAGAAACTCTATGACGAGGCGTTCATCCGCGCACGCTGCGACTGGGACGAGTTCGTGGACTGGGCGGACTTCGTGTCGCAACCCGCCCGCTCTCCCGAAGCGATCGAGCCGCTGACCGGGGTGAAGGCCGACGCGGTGCGCGCCGCCGCGCGGCTCTACGCGACCGGGGGGAACGGGGCGATCTATTATGGCCTTGGCGTCACCGAACATAGCCAGGGCAGCTCGACCGTCATGGCGATCGCCAATCTCGCCATGGCCACCGGCAATATCGGGCGCGAGGGCGTGGGCGTGAACCCGCTGCGGGGCCAGAATAATGTGCAGGGCGCCTGCGACATGGGCAGCTTCCCGCATGAATATAGCGGCTATCGCCATGTGTCGGACGATGCCACCCGCAAGCTGTTCGAAACCGCCTGGGGCGTTGCCCTCGACAGCGAGCCGGGCCTTCGCATCCCCAACATGCTCGACGCGGCGACCGACGGGACGTTCAAGGGGCTGTTCATCCAGGGCGAGGACATCCTCCAGTCCGACCCCAACACCCATCATGTCGCGGCGGGCCTCGCGGCGATGGAATGCGTGGTGGTCCAGGACCTGTTCCTCAACGAAACCGCCAATTACGCGCATGTCTTCCTGCCCGGATCGACCTTCCTCGAAAAGGACGGCACCTTCACCAACGCCGAACGCCGCATCCAGCGCGTGCGCAAGGTGATGGCGCCACTCAATGGCCCAAATGGCCAGGGCTATGCCGACTGGGAGATCGTGCAATTGGTCGCGAACGCCATGGGCCTCGACTGGACCTACGATCATCCTTCGCAGATCATGGACGAGATCGCCGCGCTCACCCCGACCTTCGCCGGCGTCCATTATGACCGGCTGGACGCGGAACGATCGCTGCAATGGCCCGCCAATGATGCCGCGCCCGACGGCACCCCGACCATGCACATCGACGGCTTCGTGCGGGGAAGGGGCAAGTTCGTCGTGACCGACTATGTGCCCACGGATGAAAAGACCGGGCCGCGCTTCCCGCTGCTGCTGACCACCGGGCGCATCCTCAGCCATTATAATGTCGGCGCGCAGACCCGGCGCACCGCCAATACCGCCTGGCACCCGGAGGACCGGCTGGAAATCCATCCCAGCGACGCCGACAATCGCGGTCTCAAGGATGGCGACTGGGTGACGTTGCGCAGCCGGGCGGGGGAAACGACGCTGCGCGCGATCCTCACCGAACGGGTCGCGCCCGGCGTGGTCTACACCACCTTCCACCATCCCGAAACGCAGGCCAACGTCATCACCACCGACTATTCGGACTGGGCCACCAACTGCCCGGAATATAAGGTGACGGCGGTGCAGGTGTCGGCGTCCAACGGGCCGAGCGACTGGCAGCGCGACTATGCCGAGCAGGCCCGCCACAGCCGCCGCATTGCGCCGCTGGAAGCAGCCGAATAGGATCGCGGGGATGAGCGACGAAAATGATGTCATGTCGACCGGCGACCGGCTGATCTACATGGCCAACCAGATTGCCCGCAACCTGGCGGCGCAGGGCGAGGCGGAAGCGGTCGCGGCGACGGCGGACCATATCGCCAGCTTCTGGGACCCGCACATGCGCGCGCGCATCGGGCTGCTCGCGGCGGAGAAGCCCGATGCGCTGTCGCCGATCGCGGCCGCGGCCGTCCGCCGGATCGCCCGTTGACCGATCTGCTGGAGCAGGAAACGGCGCTTGTCCGCCTGTCCTTCGATCGGCTGACGCCCGATGGCGCGACGCAGGCGGTCGAGCGCGCGCTGGCGGAAGAAGTGCCGGTCGCGATCGAATTCAACGGCATTGGCTATGCCGTGCTGATGGCGACGCCGCAACATCTGGACGATCTGGTGCTGGGCTTTGCGCTGGCCGAACGGCTGATCGGGCGGGAGGATGCGCCGTTCGATGTCGACGTGCATCGCACCGCGCAGGGCATCATCGCCCGCGCCACGCTGCCGCCCGAACGCACCGGCGCGCTGCTGGACCGGGTGCGCCACCGGGCGACCGACAGCGCCTGCGGCCTGTGCGGGATCGAGAATCTTGAGCAGGCGATCCGGCCGCTGCCGCGCGTGAGCGCGGCGACGCGAGCGGATCGCGCGGCGATTTTCCGCGCGCTGGCGGCGCTGGGCGATCATCAGCCGTTGAACGCCGCCACCGGCGCGGCCCATGCCGCTGCCTGGGTCGGGGCGGACGGGACGATCCGGCTGGTGCGGGAGGATGTCGGCCGGCACAATGCGTTCGACAAGCTGGTCGGCGCGATGATGCGCGCCGGCGCGGGCTGGGACGGCGGCTTCGCGCTGCTGTCCTCGCGCTGCTCCTATGAACTGGTGGAAAAGGCGGCGTTGGCCGATTGTCCGCTGCTCGTCACCATTTCCGCGCCGACGCGGCTGGCGGCCGATCGGGCGGCGGAAGCGGGTCTGCCGCTGGTGGTGCTGGCCCGGTCCGATGCCCTGCTGGCGCGGGAGCCGGGGTGAAGGGCTGAAAGCCAGGCAAATATTCGTCATTCCCGCCTTCGCGGGAATGACGGTAATGGTACGGGTCTAGCGAAACACCCATTGCCGGTTGAGCAGGAAGACGATCCCCGGCGTCACGAAGATCATGGGGGGGATGGGCGACCATGCGGGCCAGCCCATATGGGTGACGCACAGCCAGACCCAGAGCGCGTTGAGCGCATAGCTGACCAGCGAGACGGCGACGAACCGCGCCCCGCGCGCGGCGTGGCCGTCATCGGCCTGGCCATGGCCGCGAAAGGTGATGGCGCTGTGCGAGACATAGCCGATGCAGACCGCCGCGCCATAGCCGATCAGGTTGGCGATCTGGACATGCAGCCCCGCAAGCGCGGCGAGGCACCAGTAGATGCCGGCCTGGCAGGCGGTGACGAACAGGCCGGTCAGGCCATAGCGGACGATCTGCCAGAACAGCGCCCGATGTTCGGGCGACAGCCGCTGCGCGAATTTCATGATGGTCCCCGTTGCGCTTTGACGCGCAGCCTCTAATCCACGCGCATGACCTTGCATAGCGGTGAAACCCTGCGCGCGCGCGCCTGCCGGCTGGCGGCGCTCCTGTCCGTCCATGGCGCGCGCCACTGGAAATGGCTGACCTTCCTGCTGTGGATCATCGTCGCCGTCACCTTCGTGGCGACGCGCTGGCCGGCGGTCCACTGGCTGGTGCTCAGCGATACCGACGACAATATCCGCTATGTCCAGGTGAAGGACTGGCTCGCGGGGCAGGGCTGGTACGACCTGCGCCAGTATCGGCTCGATCCGCCGGGCGGGGCCGACATCCACTGGTCGCGCATCGTCGACATCCCGCTGGCCGGGCTGATCCTCTTCTTCCGCGCCTTCGTCGACCAGGGGCTGGCTGATCGCCTCGCCTGCGCCATCGCGCCGCTGCTGCCGCTGCTGCTGCTGATGCTCAGCCTGGGCTTCATCGGGCGGCGGCTGGCCGGTCCCAATGGCTGGGCGCTTGCCGTCCTGGCGCCGCTCGCCGCGCAGATGGGCCTGGGCATGTATGCGCCGATGCGGATCGACCATCATGGCTGGCAACTGGCGCTGGCGCTGACCATGCTGGCGGGCGTGATCGACGCCAACCGGCTGCGCGGCGGGGTGATGGCCGGGGTCAGCAGCGCGCTGTCGATCGCGATCGGCATGGAAATGATCGTCTATCTGGCGGCGGGCGGCGGCCTCATCGCGCTGCGCTGGGTGTTCCGGCCGGGCGCGGAGCGGCGGATGCTGCCCTATGCGCTGAGCCTGGCGGGCGCGACCTCGCTCTTCTACCTGCTCTTCGCCAGCTACGCCAACCGGGCGATGGTCTGCGACGCGCTGTCGCCCGTCTGGGTGGCGGTGTTCGGCGCGGCGGGCGCGGGGATGGTGATCCTGTCGCTGGCGCCCCTGCGTGGCTGGCCGGTGCGGCTGGCCGCGGGCGCGGTCGTGGGCGGGGCGGTGGCGCTGTTCTTCTGGATGAACTGGCCGCAATGCCTGCGCCCCTATCAGATTTCGCCCGAACTGGAGCGGCTGTGGCTCGCCAATATCCGGGAAGCCAAGCCGATCACCGCGCAGGCGCAAAGCCTGGTCGTGCCGCTGCTGGCGATCCCGGCGGCGGGCCTTGTCGGCCTGCTCTGGGCGCTGTGGGATTCGCGGCGCGACGCGGAACGGCTTTGGGCCTGGGCGACGGTGGGGCTGATGATGCTCTTTTCGACCGCCTTGCTCTTCTGGCAGCTGCGCGCCGGGCCGGCGGCGCAGTTGCTGGCGATCCCGCCCGCCGCGTGGGCCGCGCACCGGCTGGTCGCGGCGGTGCTGACGGGCAGCCGCAGGGCGCGGATCGCGGCGGGCACGGGCGTGGCGCTGCTGGGCCTGATCGCCTTCGCCTATCCGCTCTATCCGCAGGCTGTGACGCTCTGGCAGGAGGCGACGGGCAGCAAGCCCCGGCCATGGCGGCCCTCCGCCATCGCGCGGAACGACGCGATCAAGAAGGCCAATGGCCGTTGCCGCACCCTGCCGGCGCTGGAACAACTGGACCAGCTGCCTGCCGCGACCATCTTCACCATGGTGGACCTCGGCCCGCGCATCCTGGCGACCACGCATCACAGCGCGCTGGCCGGTCCCTATCATCGCAACGGCGCGACGATCCTCGACATCCACCATGCCTTCGACGGTCCGGCGAGCGGCTTCCGCGCGATCGCCGCGAAGCATCATGCCACCTATCTGCTGGTCTGCCCCAATTTTCCCGAAGGCACCATTTATCAGGCGCGCAGCCCGCGCGGCTTCTATGCTGACCTGATGCGCGGCGAGCGGCCCGACTGGCTGGTCCCGGTGGCGCTCAAGACCGGCATGACCATGCCCTATCAAGTCTACCGGATACTCTATTCACCGTCGGGCGAGAAAGAAGGCCCGCAGCAGCGCTGAGGCCTCGGCCTCGGCGATGCCGCCATAGACATCGGGCCGATGCAGGCATTGCGGCTGGGTGAAGAGGCGCGGCCCCTGCTCGATCGCGCCGCCCTTGGGATCGGCGGCCGCATAATAGAGCCGCGCGATCCGGGCGTGCGATATGGCGCCCGCGCACATCGGGCACGGCTCGAGCGTGACCCAGAGGTCGCAGCCGGTCAGCCGGAAATCGCCGAGCCGCGCCGCTGCCGCGCGCATCGCGACGATTTCGGCATGGGCGCTGGGATCATGGTCGCGCCTGTTGCGATTCTCGCCCTCGCCGATGATCGCGCCGTCCTTCGTCACCACCGCGCCGATCGGCACCTCGCCCGCCGCCTCCGCCGCGCGGGCGAGGTCGAGCGCGCGGCGCATGGGCGCGGGCAGGGGAAAGGGCGGAGCCATCCCCCGCCGTTACAGGATGATGCAATCGGGTGAAAGGATTGGGCGACATTAGGCGCGCACGCGATGCAGAGCCGGCCCGATGCCCCGCTCGGCCACCCAACGGCAATATTATATGGGTGGTCGGGTGGGGGGAGCGGGCCGGTGCCGCACCGCGCCGACGGCGCATCAGACAGCGTTCACGGCTTCTTCACGTCCACCGTGGGCACTTCGACCGTTTCGTTGCGCGTGCCGACCTCGACCTTGGCCACGCTCGCTTCATATTTGGGCAGCGCGCCTTCCTTGACCGCGATTTCGGGCAGGCGGCCCTCCTGCGTCTTTTGCAGGTCGATGAAGCCCGTGGCGATGCCGCCGGCCAGCACGAGCAGAATGATGAGCAGCAATCCACCAATGATTCGCATATCCGCCTCCCTTGGGCTAGTTGCCCTTTCAACGCGCTGGACCGCCAAGGGTTGCGATCCAGCCTTGCTGCGGGTTGACGGGGACAGGGAATCCCGTTATCGGCGCGGCTTTCCGAACGAACCCGAATTCAAAGGTTGATTGACTATGTCGCGCATTTGCGAGCTGACCGGCAAGGGTCGCCAGGTGGGTCACAATGTTTCCCACGCCAATAACAAGACCAAGCGTGTGTTCCTGCCCAACCTGCAGAACGTCTCGCTGATCTCCGAAGCGCTGGAAACCAGCGTCAAGCTGCGCGTGTCGACCCATGGTCTGCGCTCGGTCGAGCATAATGGCGGGCTGGACAACTGGCTGCTCAAGACCAGCGACGACAAGCTGTCGCTGAAGGCGCGTCGCCTGAAGCGCGACATCGCCAAGAAGAAGGCCGCCGTCGCGGCCTGATTCGTTTCGATTCGTTTCGGCATAAGGAGCGGCCCCTCACCGGGCCGCTTTTTTGCGTTCAGAATGGGGCCGGGTCAGTCCAACCCGAATTTCAGCAGCAGCGTGCGCTGGAAAAATTCGTGATTGTCGTCGGAAATAACCCAGAGGACCGGCCGGCCGGCCTCGCGGGTCAAGGCCATGCCTTCGAAATTGTCGGCTAGCAGCGGCGGCGCGAGGCGGGCGAGGGTGCGCGCCTTGAGCAGCGCGCCCGGTTCCATCCGCTCGGGCAGGTCGACGATCGCGATCGTCGCGGTGAACAATTCCTGCAAGGTCAGCCGGCGGTTCAGCACCAGCAGGTGCCGCGCATCCAGCGCCACCACGTCGGTCGGGCGATAGCCCTGCGGCGGCGCATAGCGCAGATGAATGGGGTCGGCCGTGCCATGGTCGGCCGGATCGCCGGGGAAGAGCAGCACCTCGTGCCGCCCGTCCGGCGTCATCCCCATCTCCCCGATCGCCAGGAAGCGGCCGTCCGGCAGGCGGGAGAGCGATTCGATCGACCCGGTCTTGGGCCAAGCGACCAACTCGGGCCAGGTCCGGCATCCCTCGACGCGGGCGAAGCCGGGGGAATAGCGGCAGATGGCCTGCTCCAGTTCGAAGCCGACCCAGTAGCGGTCGCTGGCAGGGTCATGAGTGATCGATTCGGCATCCCATGCCCACCAGGGGCGGTGTCGGTCCTGGGCGCGTACCGGCAGCGGGGCGATGAAGGGCCGTCGCCGTGGCGGGCCGGCCCCGACATGGAATCCCATCAGCACACCGGAATCGCTCAGGCCCAGCAGGTCGCCCGTCGGCGACGCCAGCAGCGCGGAAATGCCGCCGAAGCCCGGATTGGCGCTGCGCAGCTCCCAGCCGCCCAGATAGCGGAGATCCCCGGCCCGCCGCGCCGCCGGATCGCCGGCATTCAGCGCGAGCGGGCGCGCCGTGACCAGCAGCGCGCCGGGGTGCACGCCTTCCGGTTTGCCGGGGGGAGGGGCTGGCAGCAGCAGGATGGCGAGCGCCAGCACGATCAGGATTCGCGTCATTATCCCGTGCCATAGGCGATTATCCGGCAGGACGCAGCAAAGCAGTGGCAGGCCGTTTGCAGGTGAACGGCGGCTGACGGCGACATTCAGGCGCGGCTCAAGCTGAATCGCCCATAAGGACGTCAATCAATGGCGAATCCCGTTTTCCGGACCCTCGCCCATGATGATGGCTTATGGAAGGAGCAACGCCATGAAGATGAAGTTTCTAGTGAATATGGGAGCCGCTCTGGCGATGGGCGCTGCTTCCCTGGCCGTCACCGCCACGCCGGCCATGGCCCGCGACGGCTATTATCGCGGCTATGAGCGCGGCGATTATTATCGTGGTGATCGCGGCTACCGTGGCGATCGCGGCTATCGCGGCGACTATTATCGCGGCTACCGCGGCGATCGTTATTATCGCAACAATTATTATCGCGGTGACCGCTATCGTGGCGGCTATCGCTGCCGGGACAATGGCACGGGCGGCACCATCATCGGCGCGATCGCCGGTGGCCTGCTCGGCAATGAAGTCGGCAAGGGTTCGGGCCGCTATGGCCGCCGGGGCGATGGCACCACAGGTGCGATCATCGGTGCCGGCGTGGGCGCGCTGGCCGGCCGGGCTATCGACCGCAACTGCTGAGCCGATGCGACGCTGAACAACGGGAAGGGCCGTTCCGCAAGGAGCGGCCCTTTATCGTGCCGCTGTTTCGGGGATGGGCGTGGGCACCATGCGGCGACGATCGG
This window encodes:
- a CDS encoding glycine zipper 2TM domain-containing protein, giving the protein MKMKFLVNMGAALAMGAASLAVTATPAMARDGYYRGYERGDYYRGDRGYRGDRGYRGDYYRGYRGDRYYRNNYYRGDRYRGGYRCRDNGTGGTIIGAIAGGLLGNEVGKGSGRYGRRGDGTTGAIIGAGVGALAGRAIDRNC
- the rpmB gene encoding 50S ribosomal protein L28 yields the protein MSRICELTGKGRQVGHNVSHANNKTKRVFLPNLQNVSLISEALETSVKLRVSTHGLRSVEHNGGLDNWLLKTSDDKLSLKARRLKRDIAKKKAAVAA
- the fdhD gene encoding formate dehydrogenase accessory sulfurtransferase FdhD; the protein is MTDLLEQETALVRLSFDRLTPDGATQAVERALAEEVPVAIEFNGIGYAVLMATPQHLDDLVLGFALAERLIGREDAPFDVDVHRTAQGIIARATLPPERTGALLDRVRHRATDSACGLCGIENLEQAIRPLPRVSAATRADRAAIFRALAALGDHQPLNAATGAAHAAAWVGADGTIRLVREDVGRHNAFDKLVGAMMRAGAGWDGGFALLSSRCSYELVEKAALADCPLLVTISAPTRLAADRAAEAGLPLVVLARSDALLAREPG
- a CDS encoding nucleoside deaminase — protein: MAPPFPLPAPMRRALDLARAAEAAGEVPIGAVVTKDGAIIGEGENRNRRDHDPSAHAEIVAMRAAAARLGDFRLTGCDLWVTLEPCPMCAGAISHARIARLYYAAADPKGGAIEQGPRLFTQPQCLHRPDVYGGIAEAEASALLRAFFLARR
- a CDS encoding esterase-like activity of phytase family protein; the protein is MTRILIVLALAILLLPAPPPGKPEGVHPGALLVTARPLALNAGDPAARRAGDLRYLGGWELRSANPGFGGISALLASPTGDLLGLSDSGVLMGFHVGAGPPRRRPFIAPLPVRAQDRHRPWWAWDAESITHDPASDRYWVGFELEQAICRYSPGFARVEGCRTWPELVAWPKTGSIESLSRLPDGRFLAIGEMGMTPDGRHEVLLFPGDPADHGTADPIHLRYAPPQGYRPTDVVALDARHLLVLNRRLTLQELFTATIAIVDLPERMEPGALLKARTLARLAPPLLADNFEGMALTREAGRPVLWVISDDNHEFFQRTLLLKFGLD
- a CDS encoding GtrA family protein — its product is MKFAQRLSPEHRALFWQIVRYGLTGLFVTACQAGIYWCLAALAGLHVQIANLIGYGAAVCIGYVSHSAITFRGHGQADDGHAARGARFVAVSLVSYALNALWVWLCVTHMGWPAWSPIPPMIFVTPGIVFLLNRQWVFR